In Rothia mucilaginosa, one genomic interval encodes:
- the panB gene encoding 3-methyl-2-oxobutanoate hydroxymethyltransferase — MTTERSSEISSPYAAQPAATSADAPATASASASAQKPFDLDTVKKVRTVHLAQAKATGQKFSMLTCYDALTAQIFDRAGIDMLLVGDSAANVVLGYESTLTITLDEMIPMVAAVSRGASRAMVVADLPFGSYEQSPQQAVASAVRLMKEGGAHAVKIEADASMTEWVRALVRTGIPVVAHVGFTPQSEHALGGFRVQGRGDASARVREDAVALAEAGAFCVLMEMVTAQTAQLVDEAVGAVPTIGIGASNVTTGQVLVWQDMMGVRSGRVPRFVKQFAQVGQVMEDAARAYREQVRSGEFPAAEHTFE; from the coding sequence ATGACTACTGAGCGTTCTTCCGAGATCTCTTCGCCCTACGCGGCACAGCCTGCCGCTACCTCCGCGGATGCTCCCGCGACTGCTTCTGCATCCGCATCGGCACAGAAGCCTTTTGACCTGGACACCGTCAAGAAGGTGCGTACCGTTCACCTGGCGCAGGCCAAGGCGACCGGGCAGAAGTTCTCCATGCTGACCTGCTACGACGCCCTGACCGCGCAGATTTTTGATCGCGCGGGCATCGACATGCTGCTGGTGGGCGATTCCGCGGCGAATGTGGTGCTCGGTTACGAGTCGACCCTGACCATTACCCTGGATGAGATGATTCCGATGGTTGCGGCGGTTTCTCGCGGCGCTTCCCGCGCCATGGTGGTTGCCGATTTGCCGTTTGGTTCGTATGAGCAGTCCCCGCAGCAGGCGGTGGCGAGCGCTGTTCGCCTGATGAAGGAGGGCGGCGCGCACGCGGTCAAGATTGAGGCGGACGCTTCGATGACCGAGTGGGTTCGTGCCCTGGTGCGTACCGGTATTCCGGTGGTGGCTCATGTTGGTTTCACCCCGCAGTCGGAGCATGCCCTGGGTGGTTTCCGGGTTCAGGGCCGCGGCGATGCGTCTGCGCGTGTTCGTGAGGATGCGGTGGCGTTGGCTGAGGCTGGCGCGTTCTGCGTGCTCATGGAGATGGTGACCGCCCAGACCGCGCAGCTGGTGGATGAGGCTGTGGGCGCCGTGCCGACCATCGGCATTGGTGCCTCGAATGTGACGACCGGTCAGGTGCTGGTGTGGCAGGACATGATGGGTGTTCGTTCCGGTCGCGTGCCTCGTTTTGTGAAGCAGTTTGCGCAGGTTGGCCAGGTCATGGAGGACGCTGCGCGTGCTTATCGTGAGCAGGTTCGTTCGGGTGAGTTCCCGGCGGCTGAGCACACTTTTGAGTAG